The proteins below come from a single Chitinophaga pinensis DSM 2588 genomic window:
- a CDS encoding SMI1/KNR4 family protein: MWYSKYTFFNKEEGLKEEIQDNYFLQPYAEKEFNSISNYTEGKILTDFQIPPYLQLPEEYKQLLAYSNGGGIINGEREFGFFSLEAIREMYVTYGFLIWAPDLLPIALNGGGKFYVYDFRNLQNGPSILLVPAGCIGDDESCVYLGNTLDEVLSKTTNVEDELDKIYPQKELSATEKERMSLNEQLLSIRQKKESGEIDLKTFLKAKQDIAFQLKKLDLYS, from the coding sequence ATGTGGTACTCAAAATATACGTTCTTTAACAAAGAAGAAGGATTAAAAGAAGAAATCCAAGATAATTATTTCCTTCAACCATACGCTGAAAAAGAGTTTAATAGTATTTCTAACTATACAGAGGGGAAGATACTAACTGATTTTCAGATCCCCCCTTATTTACAATTACCTGAAGAATACAAGCAACTATTAGCATATTCAAATGGCGGTGGTATCATAAACGGCGAAAGAGAATTTGGATTTTTCAGTCTTGAAGCGATCAGAGAAATGTATGTTACATACGGTTTCTTAATCTGGGCGCCAGATCTTTTACCGATCGCGCTCAATGGTGGTGGCAAATTTTATGTCTATGATTTCAGAAACCTTCAAAACGGCCCCTCAATTCTTCTTGTTCCGGCAGGATGTATTGGAGATGATGAGAGTTGTGTGTATTTAGGGAATACGCTTGACGAGGTATTGAGTAAAACAACAAATGTAGAAGATGAACTCGACAAAATTTATCCTCAAAAAGAGTTGTCAGCAACAGAAAAAGAAAGAATGAGTCTGAACGAACAACTCCTCAGTATCAGGCAAAAGAAAGAATCTGGAGAAATAGACTTAAAAACATTCCTAAAGGCCAAACAGGATATAGCATTTCAGTTGAAAAAGCTGGATTTGTATAGTTGA
- a CDS encoding NAD(P)-binding domain-containing protein — protein sequence MKIGILNTGNIGSRLARAWMAAGHELVIAQDGD from the coding sequence ATGAAGATTGGAATTTTGAATACCGGAAATATCGGTTCAAGACTTGCCAGGGCCTGGATGGCAGCGGGACACGAACTGGTCATCGCCCAGGATGGGGATTAA
- a CDS encoding SDR family NAD(P)-dependent oxidoreductase — MSLANKNVVITGGSTGIGLATAKQFIKEGANVLITGRSAGNLQKAANEIGSPNLKTVIADTSNFEGIEALKKAVAESGQKVDVLFLNAGVASFAPIAHVSEADFDTQFNTNVKGHFFTLQKLIPHLADGSSVTFTSSGVATSAAVATAVYSATKAALNKIADIAVNELAERKIRVNIVSPGPIKTPGLDSVAPPEAQAYLAASTALQRVGTVDEIAGAVVFLASDAAGYINGADIAIDGGFIQYHLK; from the coding sequence ATGAGTTTAGCAAACAAAAACGTAGTGATAACCGGTGGTAGTACGGGTATTGGATTAGCCACCGCAAAACAGTTTATTAAAGAGGGGGCAAATGTTTTGATCACCGGTAGAAGCGCAGGCAACCTGCAAAAGGCGGCTAATGAGATTGGTAGTCCGAACCTGAAAACGGTGATAGCTGACACCTCAAATTTTGAAGGAATCGAAGCCCTGAAAAAAGCAGTTGCTGAAAGCGGTCAAAAAGTTGATGTTCTTTTCCTAAATGCCGGTGTCGCTTCGTTTGCACCAATCGCGCATGTCAGCGAAGCCGATTTCGATACCCAATTCAATACAAATGTTAAGGGGCATTTTTTTACACTGCAAAAGCTGATCCCACATTTAGCGGATGGTTCGTCCGTCACTTTCACCTCTTCTGGTGTGGCAACTAGCGCTGCTGTAGCTACTGCTGTGTATTCCGCTACAAAGGCTGCATTGAATAAGATCGCAGACATAGCAGTAAATGAACTGGCAGAGAGAAAGATTCGTGTCAATATCGTCAGTCCGGGCCCGATAAAGACACCCGGACTGGATTCCGTAGCGCCTCCCGAAGCACAGGCTTACCTTGCAGCAAGTACCGCGCTTCAGCGTGTAGGTACGGTAGATGAGATCGCAGGTGCTGTTGTGTTCCTTGCCTCAGATGCGGCGGGATATATCAACGGAGCCGATATCGCAATTGACGGTGGTTTCATACAATACCATTTGAAATAA
- a CDS encoding winged helix-turn-helix transcriptional regulator — protein sequence MTEELCPKRDIMAIHDAMDVLNGKWKISIISSMCYYNERRFSDILNDLHGISNKQLSKELKDLEENKLVRRTVLDTQPVSVKYNLTEYGWSLQNLIYDLSDWGKKHREVIVRDWQDNTQNKPTQP from the coding sequence ATGACAGAAGAGCTTTGTCCCAAAAGAGACATCATGGCGATCCATGACGCGATGGATGTACTGAACGGAAAATGGAAAATTTCCATTATTTCGTCTATGTGTTACTATAACGAGCGAAGGTTTTCCGATATACTGAATGACCTTCACGGTATTTCCAACAAACAGCTAAGTAAAGAGCTGAAGGATCTGGAAGAAAATAAACTGGTCAGGCGTACTGTATTAGATACCCAACCCGTTTCTGTTAAATACAACCTCACTGAATATGGCTGGTCGCTACAGAATCTCATTTACGACCTTTCCGATTGGGGTAAAAAACACAGGGAAGTCATTGTACGCGACTGGCAAGACAATACTCAAAACAAGCCCACTCAGCCATAA
- a CDS encoding SDR family NAD(P)-dependent oxidoreductase, translated as MAQGNELKNDKILANVTALVTGGSRGIGRAIAERLAADGALVAITYNASKASAEEVVAGIEKTGGSAFALYADLVDATAIPALFEQLDNELKKRTGSNALHILVNNAGNSGWGGLADATPVSWDTMFAVHARAPFFVIQSALSRLVDGGRIINISSGAATRPMSVVPIYSAAKAAINNLTHSLAIELGSRGITVNAVAPGWVKTDMNAAVRENVDIVKTVIGDTALGRFGETSDIAAVVAFLASYEGRWVTAQVIEASGGYKL; from the coding sequence ATGGCACAAGGAAATGAATTAAAAAATGACAAGATTTTAGCCAATGTAACAGCGCTCGTAACTGGTGGATCACGTGGTATCGGCCGTGCGATTGCAGAGCGTCTTGCAGCTGACGGTGCATTGGTTGCAATTACTTATAATGCAAGTAAAGCATCAGCTGAAGAGGTTGTTGCTGGTATAGAAAAAACCGGAGGTAGCGCTTTTGCACTATATGCTGACCTTGTAGACGCTACGGCAATTCCCGCTTTATTTGAACAGCTGGACAATGAGTTGAAGAAGCGAACCGGCAGCAACGCGCTGCATATCCTGGTGAACAATGCTGGTAACTCCGGCTGGGGTGGTCTGGCTGACGCGACACCGGTAAGTTGGGATACGATGTTCGCTGTCCATGCACGTGCACCTTTTTTCGTAATACAATCTGCTTTGAGCCGCCTCGTTGATGGCGGACGGATCATCAACATTTCATCAGGAGCAGCTACCCGTCCAATGTCGGTAGTGCCTATCTACTCAGCCGCTAAAGCGGCCATTAATAATTTGACACATTCTCTTGCAATCGAGTTGGGGTCGCGTGGTATCACTGTAAATGCAGTAGCGCCGGGCTGGGTAAAAACAGATATGAACGCTGCTGTACGTGAAAACGTGGACATTGTAAAGACTGTCATTGGCGATACTGCGCTGGGCCGCTTCGGCGAAACTTCGGACATTGCTGCCGTAGTTGCCTTTCTCGCCTCGTATGAAGGCCGTTGGGTAACTGCTCAGGTGATAGAAGCGAGTGGTGGCTATAAGCTATAA
- a CDS encoding BlaI/MecI/CopY family transcriptional regulator, which produces MEKLTQQEELAMLAIWKTGSGSVKDFLENHPSPQPPYTTLASTIRNLEKKAYLTSRKAGNLYEYTPAIAEEEYKQKFMNGFVKDYFEDSYKALVTFFAKEKKITPEELREIVRMIEKK; this is translated from the coding sequence ATGGAAAAGCTAACGCAGCAGGAGGAGCTGGCGATGCTCGCAATCTGGAAAACCGGTTCCGGGTCTGTAAAGGACTTTCTGGAGAACCATCCTTCGCCTCAGCCGCCATATACCACATTGGCTTCCACCATCAGAAACCTGGAAAAGAAGGCGTATCTCACAAGTCGCAAGGCAGGTAACCTCTACGAGTACACACCTGCTATTGCAGAAGAAGAGTACAAACAGAAATTCATGAATGGTTTTGTGAAAGATTATTTCGAAGACTCTTACAAGGCGTTGGTTACTTTCTTTGCAAAAGAGAAGAAAATCACACCTGAAGAACTCAGAGAGATTGTAAGAATGATCGAAAAAAAGTAA
- a CDS encoding TonB-dependent receptor: MGRHLGKLISGLALILSFFLFNIPAIYANYIDDKATVISGIVVTNNGEPAPGVTVIIQELSKGAITNENGLFNFKNIPVGTYHLKASLIGLEPVVIEVKAEEGRENHIRITLSASSQKLEEVVVTSGGNRFGRKESVDVSKMPLANMENPQVYTVVSKELMKEQLITDYNSAFKNVPGAGVAEIRNQGRTTFISRGFPTPQLVRNGVSSFTYTTIDPVNLERIEVIKGPSATLFGSTVSSFGGLFNRVTKKPLQNAMGEISYSGGSWNLNRLTMDINSPLNKEKTALLRVNTALHSENSFQDAGFTRSFLIAPSFSYAVSDRLTLSLDVEFSLNKATSPTRLAPYTKGTAKSIGDLHIPYKLSFANNTITYGSQQYNIFAQAKYILSKSWTSQTIVSRTRSSSDGNVVQLTMTSDTSLRQSVTNQDFPYYGTDIQQNFIGDFKIGGLRNRVVAGLDFYSLRSTRNDATVNLTPIDVRKPGAGYNNFTLEKVKPLFANATYSNFVAGREETYSAYVSDVLNITEKLLVMASLRVDRYMNKGTYYPAQDSTAGNYNQTALSPKFGAVYQVVKDKVSVFGNYMNGFNNVSGSDFEGNTFKPTQANQWEGGVKFDLNKVSATLSYYNISVTNVTRDDPEHATYSLQDGTQLSKGYEVEVIANPVKGLNIVAGYTYNDSKFTKANASVDGLRPTTAGSPKVGNLWISYRLASGAAKGLGFGFGGIYASEYYQTNTTAFKFTIPSYTVLDAAVFYDKPSYRIGLKVDNLTNEKYWSYRLAAQNPTRVTGSVTFKF; this comes from the coding sequence ATGGGAAGGCATCTGGGGAAACTAATTTCAGGACTTGCACTAATATTATCATTTTTCTTATTTAATATACCTGCCATCTATGCCAATTATATAGATGACAAGGCAACGGTCATCTCTGGTATCGTTGTTACCAATAATGGAGAACCTGCTCCGGGAGTGACTGTCATTATTCAGGAGCTGTCAAAGGGGGCTATTACGAATGAAAACGGTTTGTTTAATTTCAAGAATATTCCGGTTGGTACCTATCATCTGAAAGCGTCATTAATAGGTCTGGAGCCTGTTGTGATAGAGGTGAAGGCAGAAGAAGGCAGGGAAAACCATATTAGAATAACATTGAGCGCTTCTTCGCAGAAACTGGAAGAAGTAGTGGTAACCAGTGGTGGTAACCGTTTTGGCAGAAAGGAAAGCGTGGATGTTTCCAAAATGCCCCTGGCCAATATGGAGAATCCTCAGGTATATACTGTTGTCAGCAAAGAGCTGATGAAAGAACAGCTGATCACAGACTATAACAGTGCTTTTAAGAATGTACCAGGCGCCGGTGTAGCAGAAATCAGAAACCAGGGTAGAACGACATTTATTTCAAGAGGCTTTCCGACACCTCAGCTGGTGCGTAATGGGGTGAGCAGCTTTACCTATACAACGATTGACCCGGTGAACCTTGAGCGTATTGAGGTAATTAAAGGGCCATCCGCAACATTATTCGGTAGTACGGTATCTTCTTTTGGCGGTCTGTTTAACAGGGTAACCAAAAAGCCGTTGCAGAATGCCATGGGGGAAATTTCTTATTCGGGAGGAAGCTGGAACCTGAACCGCCTCACGATGGATATCAACTCCCCGCTGAATAAAGAGAAAACTGCCTTGCTGAGGGTAAATACCGCTTTACACAGTGAAAATAGCTTCCAGGATGCGGGCTTCACCAGAAGTTTTCTGATAGCGCCTAGTTTCTCCTATGCAGTGAGCGACAGGCTGACGCTTTCCCTGGATGTAGAGTTCAGCTTAAATAAAGCGACTTCTCCGACGCGTCTGGCACCTTATACCAAAGGAACGGCTAAGAGCATCGGAGACCTACATATTCCTTACAAACTTTCTTTTGCAAACAACACCATCACCTATGGCAGCCAGCAGTATAATATCTTCGCGCAGGCGAAATATATACTTTCCAAAAGCTGGACTTCCCAGACGATTGTTTCCCGTACAAGATCTTCTTCTGATGGTAATGTGGTGCAGTTGACAATGACCTCAGATACTTCATTGCGTCAGTCTGTAACTAACCAGGATTTTCCTTATTATGGAACGGATATTCAGCAGAACTTCATCGGCGACTTTAAAATTGGCGGTTTAAGGAACAGGGTGGTTGCCGGTCTGGATTTTTACAGCCTCAGGTCAACCCGTAATGATGCTACTGTAAATCTGACGCCTATAGATGTCAGAAAGCCAGGTGCGGGATATAACAACTTTACATTAGAAAAGGTAAAACCGCTCTTTGCAAATGCTACATATTCCAATTTTGTAGCCGGCAGAGAAGAAACCTACAGCGCTTATGTATCTGATGTGCTGAATATTACGGAGAAATTACTGGTAATGGCTAGCCTGCGTGTGGACAGGTACATGAATAAGGGTACTTACTATCCTGCCCAGGATTCAACAGCAGGCAATTATAACCAGACAGCTTTGTCTCCCAAATTCGGGGCGGTATACCAGGTCGTGAAAGACAAGGTATCAGTCTTCGGAAACTATATGAACGGATTTAACAACGTTTCAGGATCTGATTTTGAGGGTAATACCTTCAAGCCAACACAGGCTAATCAATGGGAGGGAGGTGTGAAATTCGACCTCAACAAGGTGAGTGCAACATTGAGCTACTATAATATCTCTGTGACTAATGTTACCCGTGATGATCCTGAGCATGCGACTTATTCCCTCCAGGATGGTACACAGTTGAGCAAAGGATATGAGGTAGAAGTAATCGCAAATCCGGTAAAAGGGCTGAACATCGTAGCTGGTTATACTTATAACGATAGTAAATTCACGAAGGCGAATGCGTCTGTAGATGGGTTGAGGCCGACTACTGCCGGTTCTCCTAAAGTAGGAAACCTGTGGATCAGCTACCGTCTGGCGTCGGGAGCAGCTAAAGGATTGGGCTTCGGTTTTGGTGGTATTTATGCCAGTGAGTATTATCAGACGAATACGACTGCTTTCAAATTTACCATTCCTTCCTATACGGTGCTGGATGCGGCTGTTTTCTATGACAAGCCGAGCTACAGAATAGGCTTAAAGGTGGATAATCTGACGAATGAAAAATACTGGTCATATCGTCTGGCGGCACAGAATCCTACCCGTGTTACTGGTAGCGTGACGTTTAAGTTTTAG
- a CDS encoding helix-turn-helix domain-containing protein: MKQGKAVTVNTRNLSEIHRDYGLPVPAHPLISLIEWPKHQIPKNNFSGAIVSGFYRITFNTGLSGKSKYGQGYYDYSEGGMTFVAPTQVISPCVYDVADDWSMYTLLIHPDFLWNYPIAKTIKQYGFFSYNTNEALHLSDKEKSTIIAIFENIQDELNSRIDDVTQNVIIAQIELLLSYADRFYKRQFITRKVVNNDLLQKMDDMLDDYLNSDKTLSEGIPTVHFLAEKLNVSPSYLSDMVRSVNGQSALGIIHQKIIEKAKEKLSGTNMSVSEVAYELGFGHPSSFTKLFKTKTNLSPLEFRKSFN; encoded by the coding sequence ATGAAACAGGGGAAAGCAGTTACAGTAAATACGCGAAATTTGTCAGAGATACACCGGGATTACGGATTGCCTGTTCCCGCACATCCATTGATCAGTTTGATTGAATGGCCCAAACACCAGATACCGAAAAACAATTTCTCCGGAGCTATTGTGTCTGGATTTTACCGTATTACCTTTAATACAGGTTTGAGTGGTAAATCTAAGTACGGCCAGGGCTATTATGATTATTCAGAAGGAGGGATGACCTTCGTAGCACCGACTCAGGTGATCAGTCCCTGTGTTTATGATGTTGCCGATGACTGGTCAATGTACACGCTATTGATCCATCCGGACTTTCTTTGGAATTATCCAATTGCTAAAACCATCAAACAATATGGCTTTTTCTCTTATAACACCAATGAGGCGCTCCATCTTTCAGATAAAGAAAAAAGCACCATCATTGCGATATTTGAAAATATTCAGGATGAACTGAATAGCCGGATCGATGACGTCACCCAGAATGTTATTATCGCCCAGATCGAGTTACTGCTGAGCTATGCTGACCGGTTCTATAAACGACAATTCATAACCCGGAAGGTCGTTAACAACGATTTATTGCAAAAGATGGATGATATGCTGGATGATTACCTGAACAGCGACAAGACCCTCAGCGAAGGTATTCCTACCGTGCATTTCCTGGCGGAGAAGCTGAATGTATCGCCGAGTTATCTGAGTGATATGGTGCGGTCTGTTAATGGACAAAGTGCCTTAGGTATCATCCATCAGAAAATCATCGAAAAGGCTAAGGAAAAACTTTCGGGTACCAATATGTCTGTTAGTGAGGTTGCATATGAATTAGGCTTCGGGCATCCATCATCGTTTACAAAATTATTCAAGACAAAGACCAATCTGTCACCATTGGAGTTCCGAAAGTCGTTCAATTGA
- a CDS encoding M56 family metallopeptidase, which yields MLIYLLKANIVLILFYLAYRFGLRRLTFYTLNRFFLIGGIVCAAAGPLIDPSVFIQQHHGLNAVAETLPDLSMFKRIEKPLMHVVLEYIFWGGVGVMITRLAIQLLSLLKLHRNTTKTLYGKEQLRITERHVNPFSFMRNIYINPSLHSAEELTSIIRHEQVHVRQWHTLDVLLGELTRIFYWFNPGAWLMSIAIRENLEFITDRCILEQGMDAKAYQYSLIKVSGIPYATAIANNFNFSHLKQRIMMMNKRRSSRYHLVRYVVLGAVMGLAVLSLNFTRAAVKVETSARHIATMFFQYDTVKPAPVPFSVPPPPPPVPPTSAVKHVKGKAVPPPPPPAPPAAPAQPVVEEIRMEPVTTPIPASAMGSLVEDVEETPLPGGGVALRKINPDVKMKPVFFVDDIRYGVEPPAGLNSNDISYINVFKGETAVKLYGSEAKDGAVLIYTKAYKGDASMKNAQPLKTVTTVDGVKIQTTGTNIPAKAVENTNYDPNHSTNYNNKLNNLNGQKAQSVNGGTHLTKVQATDAAKP from the coding sequence ATGCTTATTTATCTGTTAAAAGCCAACATCGTACTGATTCTTTTTTATCTGGCGTATCGCTTTGGATTAAGGCGACTGACCTTTTACACATTGAACAGGTTTTTCCTGATTGGAGGGATTGTATGTGCGGCTGCAGGACCATTGATAGACCCTTCTGTGTTTATTCAGCAACACCATGGACTGAATGCTGTAGCAGAAACGCTACCAGATCTTTCTATGTTTAAGCGGATTGAAAAACCGCTTATGCACGTGGTACTGGAATATATCTTCTGGGGTGGAGTAGGGGTGATGATAACACGATTGGCCATACAACTACTGTCGTTACTGAAGCTGCACCGAAATACAACAAAAACGCTGTACGGTAAAGAACAACTGCGCATTACGGAACGGCATGTCAACCCATTCTCTTTCATGCGTAATATTTATATCAATCCGTCCCTGCATAGCGCTGAAGAGTTGACCTCCATCATCAGACATGAACAGGTACACGTAAGACAGTGGCATACGCTGGACGTTTTGCTGGGAGAATTGACCAGGATCTTTTACTGGTTCAATCCCGGTGCGTGGTTAATGAGTATAGCTATCCGCGAGAACCTTGAGTTCATCACTGACAGATGTATACTCGAGCAGGGAATGGATGCAAAAGCTTATCAATACAGTCTGATAAAAGTAAGTGGGATCCCATATGCGACGGCCATCGCAAACAATTTCAATTTCTCACATTTAAAACAAAGGATCATGATGATGAACAAGAGAAGATCATCCCGCTATCATTTGGTGCGTTATGTAGTATTAGGCGCGGTCATGGGGCTCGCTGTGTTATCACTGAATTTCACCAGAGCAGCTGTAAAGGTGGAGACGTCTGCCAGACACATTGCTACGATGTTCTTTCAGTATGACACTGTTAAACCGGCGCCAGTTCCTTTTTCGGTACCGCCACCTCCACCGCCGGTACCACCCACTTCTGCCGTTAAACATGTAAAGGGTAAAGCAGTGCCGCCGCCTCCACCTCCGGCGCCTCCTGCTGCACCAGCGCAACCTGTTGTAGAAGAGATCAGAATGGAGCCTGTAACAACGCCTATTCCTGCGTCTGCTATGGGATCGCTGGTTGAAGACGTCGAAGAAACGCCGCTTCCCGGCGGAGGTGTGGCATTAAGGAAAATAAACCCGGATGTTAAAATGAAACCGGTGTTTTTCGTAGATGATATCCGCTATGGAGTAGAGCCACCTGCAGGCCTGAATAGTAATGATATCAGCTATATTAATGTCTTTAAGGGGGAAACAGCAGTTAAACTGTACGGCAGTGAGGCTAAAGATGGCGCAGTACTGATCTACACCAAGGCTTATAAAGGGGATGCCAGTATGAAGAATGCTCAGCCGTTAAAAACGGTCACTACTGTTGACGGTGTTAAGATTCAGACAACAGGAACAAATATCCCGGCAAAGGCTGTTGAGAACACCAATTACGATCCAAATCACAGTACCAATTACAACAATAAGCTCAATAATCTCAATGGTCAAAAAGCACAATCCGTAAACGGTGGCACCCATTTGACCAAAGTTCAGGCTACTGATGCAGCTAAACCATAA
- a CDS encoding ABC transporter permease: MIRNYFKIAFRTLLKQKAYSIINITGLATGMAVAMLIGLWIYDEVSYNKYHINYNRIAKVMQSASVNGEFGVGEYMPLPLRNILQTEFQDDFKHVVIAAWMENHVLAYGDRKITKTGNYMSSEAPEMLTLKMVQGTMDGLKEPASIMLSSSVARVLFDDIDPIGKIMKIDNKFSVKVTGVYEDLPYNTEFREMTFIAPWELYASSEPWIKNTAGWQNNSWQILAQLSKNSDFATVSKKIKNLRVLHLPETAYSNPEIFLHPMSRWHLYTGWDKSGKVDGRIQYVWLFGIIGVFVLLLACINFMNLSTARSEKRAKEVGIRKAVGSVRSQLVGQFFSESLMVTAFAFILSLLLTFLVLPLFNEIADKQLSLPWNKPLFGVLGLSFSILTGLIAGSYPALYLSSFQPVKVLKGTFRAGRFASVPRKVLVVIQFTVSVTLVIGTIIVFRQIQYAKNRPVGYNREALITIDMNTPELYGHYNALRRELIETGAVIEMSTSSSPTTSLKSRQIGFDWEGKDPNLREQLGTVAISHDFGKTIGWQFVAGRDFSRSFATDSSGMVLNESAARYLGLKDPVGKTVKWNGKPFQIIGIVKDMLMGSPFEPVYQTVFMLDYNWASVINIKLNPQNSANESLKKIEAVFRKFNPGSPFDYKFVDQQYASKFAVEERIGQLAWGFAILAIFISCLGLFGLASFVAEQRTKEMGVRKVLGASVFTLWSLLSKEFALLVIIAFIIAIPASYCFLENWLEKYEYRTNISWWIFAVAGAGSLLITLLTVSFQSIKAAMINPVKSLRSE; this comes from the coding sequence ATGATACGTAATTACTTCAAAATCGCGTTCAGAACCCTTCTCAAACAGAAGGCGTATTCTATCATCAATATTACCGGGCTTGCCACGGGTATGGCGGTAGCGATGCTTATCGGTCTCTGGATTTATGATGAGGTGTCCTATAACAAATACCATATAAATTATAACAGGATCGCAAAAGTCATGCAAAGTGCCTCTGTTAACGGAGAATTTGGAGTAGGTGAATATATGCCTCTTCCGCTAAGGAACATTTTGCAAACAGAGTTTCAGGATGATTTTAAACATGTCGTTATTGCAGCCTGGATGGAGAATCACGTCCTGGCTTATGGCGATCGAAAGATTACCAAGACAGGTAACTATATGAGTTCGGAGGCGCCTGAAATGTTAACGTTAAAAATGGTCCAGGGCACAATGGATGGGCTAAAAGAGCCTGCTTCGATTATGCTATCTTCATCAGTTGCGCGGGTGCTCTTCGATGACATCGACCCGATTGGCAAAATCATGAAGATCGACAATAAGTTCAGTGTCAAAGTTACCGGCGTCTACGAGGATTTACCGTACAATACTGAGTTCCGGGAGATGACCTTTATTGCGCCCTGGGAATTATACGCTTCCTCCGAACCCTGGATCAAGAATACCGCCGGATGGCAAAACAATTCCTGGCAAATTCTCGCTCAGCTTTCGAAAAATTCTGATTTTGCTACCGTTTCAAAAAAGATAAAGAACCTTAGGGTACTTCACCTCCCCGAAACCGCTTACTCCAATCCAGAAATATTCCTGCATCCTATGAGCCGATGGCATCTGTATACAGGGTGGGACAAATCTGGCAAAGTAGATGGACGAATCCAGTATGTATGGTTGTTTGGGATCATCGGTGTATTTGTGCTACTCCTCGCTTGTATCAACTTTATGAACCTGTCGACAGCACGTTCCGAGAAGCGGGCGAAGGAAGTTGGTATCCGAAAGGCTGTTGGCTCTGTACGTTCGCAGCTGGTCGGTCAGTTTTTCAGCGAATCACTGATGGTCACTGCTTTTGCATTTATACTTTCACTGCTTCTAACATTCCTGGTACTTCCCCTATTCAATGAAATAGCCGACAAACAACTTTCTCTCCCCTGGAACAAGCCGCTTTTTGGAGTTTTGGGTTTAAGTTTTAGTATACTAACCGGCCTGATTGCAGGTAGCTATCCAGCTCTTTATCTATCTTCATTTCAACCGGTTAAAGTACTGAAAGGCACATTTCGGGCCGGCCGGTTTGCTTCAGTACCAAGGAAGGTATTGGTAGTTATCCAGTTTACTGTATCGGTTACACTCGTCATTGGCACAATCATCGTTTTCCGTCAAATTCAATATGCCAAAAACCGACCTGTAGGTTACAACCGCGAGGCTTTGATCACGATTGACATGAACACGCCGGAGCTGTATGGACATTATAATGCGTTACGAAGAGAGCTTATTGAAACAGGTGCAGTTATTGAAATGTCAACTTCTTCCTCACCGACAACTAGTTTAAAATCAAGACAAATTGGATTTGATTGGGAAGGAAAAGATCCAAATCTCAGAGAGCAACTGGGAACGGTCGCCATAAGCCATGACTTTGGCAAAACAATAGGTTGGCAGTTTGTTGCGGGCCGCGATTTCTCACGCTCATTCGCCACTGATTCTTCAGGAATGGTGTTAAATGAAAGCGCGGCCAGGTACCTGGGATTGAAAGATCCTGTGGGTAAAACTGTAAAATGGAATGGTAAGCCTTTTCAAATAATAGGTATCGTCAAAGATATGTTGATGGGTTCACCGTTTGAACCGGTTTACCAGACTGTTTTCATGTTGGATTATAATTGGGCAAGCGTCATCAACATCAAGTTAAATCCTCAAAACAGCGCAAACGAGTCCTTAAAAAAGATCGAGGCTGTTTTCCGGAAGTTCAACCCCGGAAGCCCTTTCGATTATAAATTTGTCGACCAGCAATATGCATCAAAATTTGCTGTCGAAGAGCGTATTGGACAACTTGCCTGGGGATTTGCTATTCTGGCAATTTTCATCAGCTGTTTAGGCTTGTTTGGCTTAGCCTCATTTGTTGCCGAACAACGCACGAAGGAAATGGGCGTCCGAAAAGTATTGGGGGCATCAGTCTTCACCCTTTGGAGTTTACTTTCCAAAGAATTTGCATTGCTGGTCATCATTGCTTTTATTATTGCAATACCAGCATCTTATTGTTTTCTGGAAAACTGGCTTGAAAAATACGAATATCGTACAAATATATCCTGGTGGATTTTTGCAGTTGCAGGAGCAGGATCATTACTCATTACGCTACTGACCGTCAGCTTTCAGAGCATTAAAGCAGCCATGATAAATCCTGTAAAGAGCTTGCGCAGTGAATAA